CTTGGCTCCATTCAAATTTTACCCTCGATATCACCCTCCATTTCTGCATGCCCATCGCCCGGGGCGGCAGTAACAGAGGGTGATCGACAATTTCATCATGCTTCTCGGGTGCCTGAGCCTTGGGTTAACCTTTTCATAACTTATGCAATTTCTGCATGGCGCTGACCGGAGCTGAACTTGTAGCAAAAGTAAGAGAGCTGGGCGAATCTTCCAAATCCGACATGGTTCGCAGTTGCGGATACGTCAGCACCAAAAAAGACGGCAGCGAAAGGCTTAATTTCACCGCCTTCTATGAAGCCCTCCTCGATGCAAAAGGCCTGAACCTCGGTGATCAGCGCGGCAAGGGCAAAGGCGGCCGCAGCCTTAGCTATACCGCCAAGGTGCACTTCAA
This genomic interval from Cyanobium sp. WAJ14-Wanaka contains the following:
- a CDS encoding AbrB family transcriptional regulator codes for the protein MALTGAELVAKVRELGESSKSDMVRSCGYVSTKKDGSERLNFTAFYEALLDAKGLNLGDQRGKGKGGRSLSYTAKVHFNGNLMVGMAYMEELGYKPGDQFEIKLNRNEIKLTPLGGSDEE